Part of the Lutra lutra chromosome 4, mLutLut1.2, whole genome shotgun sequence genome is shown below.
TTTTTGCCATGGCTGTTGGGAAGCTCACGGTCAAAGATGGTGTCCAACTGTAATTGTTACTCATTCTAGATGCCCAGTACCTGTTAGTTTCCTGCTCCTTTCAGCTgggttttgaagattttatttatttatttgtcagagagaaagagagcgcacaagcagggggagcagcaggcagagggagaagcaggcttctcgctgagcaaggagcccgatgctagactccatcccaggaccctgggatcatgacctgagccgaaggcacacgcttaaccgactgagccacccaggtgcccctcatttataactttttttttcaagatttttttcttttttttactttgatagagagagaatgagagagagagatcacaagtaggcagaaaggcaggcggggggaggggggagcaggctccctgctgagcagagagcccgatgcagggctctattccaggaccctgggatcatgacctgagccaaaggcagaggctttaacccactgagccacccaggcacccctctgctggGTTTTGTTATTGATTgatttctatgtttatttttatttactttttattttatgtttttttaaaagattttatttgtttatttgacagaggtcacaagtaggcaaagaggcagccagagagagagagagaggaggaagcaggctccctgtggagcagagagctggatgtggggctcgatcccaggaccctgggatcatgacccaagccgaaggcagaggctttaacccactgagccatccagatgaccctatgcttatttttaatatatctgtTTTATGGTATGTTCCATCTTAGGAAATCATCTCAGTTTCTTTTCACAAATAGATGGGGCTTCAAccattgtaaaaagaaaaaaaagtctcacttGTATCCCATGAGAGGAGGGGGCATGTCCTGTACATTATCCTTGTGTCCCATATCTGGAAGAGTACATTACATGGGGAAgatgcttattaaaaatattttgaatacattatataatattatataattacataattattatataatcatattatatatacagcatataattattatatatgataCTTATTATGTTAGAGGCTCTCCCAAGGGAAAGTAGGGACACTGAGTGACAACCAGATGtggatcttttctattttctgtctcccatGGCACCTGTCTGGTAACGTCAGTGCAGGTGCTAAGGTGACTGCTTTTGTATCAATTTGGGGCCTGGACCCTGCTAAGTGTCTTGCTGGATGGATGGCCGAAGAGGGCATTTACTCAGTGCCTCACAGAGAATTGTTGCTTCTCGAAGAGGAAATTAATGGCCTCAACTCTGTGTTTCCAGTGGTGGCTCTGTCCTTGGTAGCCCACGTCTCCCAGGCTTGGCACCCCCAAAGTTTCTGCCTCGTGCCTTGGGAACTTATCTCCCTTTCTTGAAATCAGAGGCTCATCTTTACTTCGTGACTCTATGAGGACAGCCAGTCGGAGCTAGGAATGGCTCCCTAGGGACATCTGGCTGCAGCCAAAACTGCCCATCTCTCATCGTTCCTAACAAGGGCCATTGGATGTGCATTTCAAAATGTTCCAATAGGACCGTGCTCAGCATAGCTAACGAAGGATTTCAGCCTTTGGCAAAGAAATGGCAGGGTTAGTTAAAACCGAACTGTTTTGTTGAGGAGTGATGGGTCTTTTAATGAGTTCACAAGGAACCCATGAAAGGGTTGGCAGACTAAAAAGCAAGAGGGCCCCAGAAAGTCAGAAGTCATAAACAAAGACCCCTAGTAGTGGAGACACCacacctgttttcatttttatggacccttctttgttctttccccTGCTGTGTGCTAAGGATATAGGAATTTGGATGATAAGAAAACAGATTAGATCATGCTTTGCTGGTCCTCAAACAGCTTTACTAGATCTAATCCCCAATATGAGGGAGTTTAAatttctggtttggtttttagGATCCTACAGGATCTGCTTGcaactttcctttttaatttacttgCTCCCCATTCTCTGTCGTTGCATGTCCTGGGCTTGGACTATACCAGCCAGCTCTCGGTAGCTTCCGCACTTTTGGTCATCCTCTTCCCTCTGCATGAAAAGTCTTTCCTACCCCCATCTCTCCACTCCACCCTCTGTTCTGTTTGCAGAACTCAAATTCCTTCCCTAGTGAGGAAAAGAAACTGCACCTCCCTACGCCAGTGGTACTTTGCTTGTCCTAATTTTACTAGGTCCGGATGACAGATAACTGTCCATGTCTGTTTCTCCCCAAGATCCTAAATAGCCAGAAGGCAGAGCCTGGCTGGATATGGTTGTATCACGTGGAGTGGTgtgttcttattcttttatttattttttaaaagattttatttatttatttgaaagagagaagagatcgtgaaagagagagagagaagcagaggaggaggggcagagggagaagcaggttccccactgagcagggagtctgatatagggctccatcttaggaccccggaatcatgacctgagctgaaggcagacacttaactgcctgagtcacccaggcactcctcttcttgttatttttattatattatattttatttaaaatatattttatttatttatttgacagagatcacaagtaggtagagaggcaggcagagagagagcgggggaagcaggctccccaccgaggagagagcccaacgaggggctcgatcccaggaccctgagatcacaagccgaaggcagaggcttaacccactgagccacccaggtgcccctattttttatttatttttaaagattttatttgtcagagagagagagaacacaagctgcaAGAATgataggcaaagggagaagcagactccttgctgagcagggatcctgtaGGGgataccaggaccttgggatcatgaccttaaccaaaggcagacacttacccaaatgagccacccaggcgttcctcttgttcttttaaaatcaagttttattaattcaaaatatgCTGTATATGCAcactaaaaagtataaaagagtGAAAAGTCACTCCATTCTCTAGCCACCAGATTCCTTTCTATGTGAGTAACCAATGTTATCAGCTTTTTATGAATCCTTCTagacatatataaacatatatatttttcttcctcctcttttttttttttaagattttattttatttatttgacagacagagatcacaagtaggccgacaggcaggcagagagagaggaagggaagcaggctccctgctgagcagagagcctgatgtggggctcaatcccaggaccctgggaccatgacctgagctgaaggcagaggctttaacccactgagtcacccaggcgcccctcttcctcctctttaaaataaatgggatcatatttaaatagtttttcattttgctttttcactttacgatgctcacatacacatacatttaaaacTTACTTAACCAATTAACTATTGATAATGTGTtagttgttttcattcttttgttattaaaaacaatgctgcaatgaataatCTTGTATATTTGCCTTGTTCAGATGTGTAACTATTTATGGAGGAAGAAATTCTGGAGGTGGAATTGCTAGGCCAATAAGTATGGGCACTTTTAATCTTGATCATCACTGCCTAATTGTTCTTTACAAAGAACATCCAGTTTCACACCCATAAGTGATATATGGGAATCTCTGTTCCTTCACTGTTGCCAACATGATGTGTTATTAACTTTGGACAAGCTATTTATTTGGTTTGTCTtctgtttgacagagacagagagggagagagaatacaagcagggggagtgggagagggagaagcaggcttcccacggagcagggagccctgatgatgaagggctcgctcccaggaaggaccctgggatcatgatctgagctgaatgaaggcagatgcttaaggactgagccacccatgtgtccctagatttaattttaagtgtatgtgtgtgtgtgtgtgtaacaaatTCATGATCACTTCTTGGGTTGAAAATCATCAAAATTATCTGGGGTGTTAACAATCTGGAGATTCTAAACCCATATTCACAGAAAAGTAATTCTTGTTTGACTCCAAGGGTAATTAAGGAATGTGGTAGAAAAGTGTCACAGAGAACCCGTTTCTTTAATAAAGAGATTTTACTCTTGTGGAGCAATTTACAGATTTTAGATGCATTTTACATGCATTGATTTCGATTTCGGGTATCTTCTGATTATTTTAGTAAGGAAATTACTAAAGAGGTCAGAAGATAGTCTGAAATCTGCCCCATAGtcgtgttgtgaggattaaataggaTGTCTGCAAAACTTTTGTCACAATCCTCGGCATATAACAGGCACTCAGTAAAGTAACTCTAGTTATTAGCTAACAAACAATAGGTTGTTACATGCTGCGATTAGATTAAGGGGCTACTGAATCTGCCCTCTTGGCAGTAAAGGCTCTGGAGCCCGATCAATTTCTCTCTGGCAGTGTGACTTTGAGCACATCCCCTAACCTCCCCCGCCTCAGTTTTCGCATCTGGAAAGTGGGAGAATAAAATCCAAGGCTCGAGGTTTGCCCTGAGTTTACATGTGCAATACTCCCAAGGGCTTGCTACACActacttctcttctttcctctcggTCTACTGACTGGGGCCATCAAGGACCCACCCAACAACCCGATAACCCAGAAAACCAGAGGGATCGAGACCAGGGCGACACGGGCACGCCGCTCGCCACCAGTACACCGCGCGTCTAGCAAAAGGTCACGAGCGACTAGCGATCCCCAACTACCCCGGCACAAACGCCTCGGCTACGCCGTCTTCCGGTCGACGCGGCCCCGCCCACTTCCGGCTCGGCGCGACCTGGAGCGGGTTTCCGGAAGGGCGGGTTGGGGGCGCGCTCCGGGGTGGAGGGCGGCGGAGCGCGGGGGGCGCGCGGCCTGACCTCTGCGTCGCCGGCGGCACGCGGGACTCCGCGCAGCCATGGAGAGCGGAGGGCGGCCCTCGCTGGGCCAGTTCTTCCTCTTGGGCACCAGCTCTGTCGTCACCGCCGTCCTGTACTCCGTGTACCGGCAGAAGGCCCAGGTCGCCCAAGAGCTCAAGGTCAGTGCTGGAGCCAGCCTGGCCTCAGCCGGCTCACCCCTGCCCCCGGGAGTGGTGTGAGCCCGCCGTTCGCCTCGCGTCGCTCCAGCGACATCCAGAGATGTCGCCTCGCCAGGCACGGGAGGAGCTAGGATCAGAATTCGGGTCTCGTGATAACGGCTGCCCTGCCTCTCTTCTCCTCAGCCGCCCCCGTTCCTCAGAATCTCGACTTCATTACTTGATTCGACAAATACTTAGGGACGGCCTGCGCGGCTCCAAGCACTGGGGCTCTGGCATGGGTAGAAGAGGCAAAAGTCCCTGCCCTCGTGGAGATTCCATTCCCCTACAGCGAGACAGACAGAGAGTAGCTCAGATGGTATGACAGTCGGGGAGAAAAATACTACAGACTCaggcggggaggaggggaaatgCAGCGCTGGAGAAAGGGAGGTTTGCTATTTCAAATAAGGTGACATTTAACAGAGCCcaggaggaagtgagggagacCCGGCAGGTGTCTGGGGGAAGAGCAGTTCCCGCGGAGGGAGCAGCCAGTGCAGGAACCTAGACTTTGCCCATTTACGTAACCACGCACTTCCTTCTACAGactcttcctttttaatattttagttattttaaaaataacgcTTGCTTTCCTAGGCTGCCCTCGACAGCTTAGCACATTCtcatcttgttatttttttcttcacaataattattttaaaagattttatttatttatttgacagacagagatcacaagtaagcagagagagaggaggaagcaggttccctgctgagcccgatgtggggattgatcccaggaccttgggatcatgacctgagcggaaggcagaggcctgactccactgagccacccaggcacccctacaataatttgggggtgggggtagggaaaaCGACAGTCCTCTCCGGATTGCAAATCAGGAAGTGGAGACGCAGAGCAGAGGTCTCACAGCTCCTCTGGTTGGGACTTGAGCTTAGGTCTTTTGATTCCAAGTGTaggcttttttgcttttttttttcctcctcattgaTCACATTGCTTTATTGTGAATGTCTGACTGGCCCATGAGAGGTGGACCTCTTTAGGTCAGAGACCGTCTTATTtatcctccccccctccccttctaGGTTCTAACTCAGTGgtagatgcttagtaaatatttgtggattcCTTTTGGCTGAAATACCACGATGTCACAGTACCACAGTTAGGGCTTCTTCACTTGACATTTATTTGAAGAAGGATTCCTAAACCTTAGTTCATTATCCTCATACTGTTTTCAGGAAGGGCTTAGAAACCAGTGTGTGAAATCCCTGCCGGGGAAGGGGTTTGGTAATCCATGTGAAATGAAACACGTTACCGGACAGTTGGATTTGTGGTGCAAGTGGCCTCCTAGTGAATTCCGGCTGCCCAGTTGTTTGTCTGATTGTAAATCAGCAAGTTAACTGCTGAAGTCATTGGCTAGAGGTATAACCGATACTTCACTTTCTGACCCTAGAAGTTTGAAATCGGGCTGGCCGAATGTGGGACCTTTGAAGCACTGGAACTCTCCAGGATCCAATTTTGGGTGACCTTAAAAGTTTTGCCAGTCAGTTTCCAAATGAGGATGAAATAGCCCCTTCCTGGAAAGAGTTGGAATTCCTaaaattttacattctattttctTGATCGGATTACAAAACCTCCAGAGTAGGTTCGAGTCTTATCCTTGTGTAGCTCTCATAGTGATGGGAATGCCTCTTTATGGCTTGCCTACACGTGCCAGCCCCTGGGCTAGATTCCTTCACACCTTGtgcatcatttatttcttattaatttttttaggattttatttattagagagcgtgaaagagagcatgagcagtggggagaggaagaagcagactccccgctgagcagggagcacatggggcgccatcccaggaccctgagatcatgacctgaactgaaggcagacgcctcactgactgaaccacttgGGTGCCCTCCCATCACTTAATACACATAAAAATCTGTGACCATTTCCTCTCCGTTTTCTACAGCTTTGGAAACAGGTTCAGGTTGTTCAGTCATGGTAGATGCACTGAAACTGGATTCAACCCCAAGTCTTTATGATAGTATTCCctctcccctttaaaaaaattctaactaGCTCTCCTGTGGTGGATACTCTACCCGCTGTATGACTTGGAGCAAagcacttcacctctctgaacctctggtTCCTGATCTGTAATTGGGGATAATGTCTTCTGGACGGTAGGAGCATTACATGGCATTTATGCTTTTAAAGTGTTTAGCGTAGTGCCTGGTATATACACTTGACCTTTGAACAAAATGGGTTTGAAATGTGCAGGTCCatttacatgcagatttttttttcagtaaatacagtactgtgaatgtattttctctcatgattttttttaaagggattttatttatttttttgagggagagtgacacagcgagagagggaacacaaggaggggggcATGGGAgccggagaagcaggcttcctgcagagcagggagccctaggtggggctcgatcctatgaccctgggatcgcgatctgagccaaaggcagatgcttaactgactgagccacccgggcgcccctcatgatttttaaaaagtcttttctctagcttgctttattgTAGGAACACAGCCTATGATACATATAGCCTACAGAATATGTGTTGATTGACTGCTTaggttatcagtaaggcttctggtcaacagtaagctCTGAGCAGTGAAGTTTGGGAGCCGGATTTACATGCAGAATGCAGATTTTCGACAGCATGGCGGGTTAGTGCCCCTCACCCCTGTGTTGTCCAAGGGCCAGTTGTAGTCTAAGTGATGATTCATTCACTAACTTATTCATCAACTACatactgagtgcctgctgtggGTCAGGCACTGTTCTTGGCCCTAGGGCAACAGCAGTGAACAAGGCAAGTGAGGTCCCAGCTGTCCTCCAGTGTAATAGTCCGGGGGAGGGACACAGAACAAAGGAGTCAGTAGACTGTAAGTGTTGGTTGCTGGGTGGTTATTGTACTATGTTCACACTGCAGGTGGTTCGTAAGTTTGGCTTGACTCGGCTCCTGTCATGCACTGTGCAGCTCTAGCTTCAACTTCGAGTGACCTCAGTGACCTTAGAGTACCCATCTCTCTTCATGCCTTAAGGGCTTACTTAGCTGGCaaccttcagatttttttttccatccttccaATTTGTCGATGGCCGTTCCCTGCAAGCGGGAAGTGTCCTTGATTCATCCCTGAATCCCCCGTGCCCAGCCCACATGGATGCTCAGGAGCCGGTCATTGGTTTtattaatctctttatttttgatACAGCAGTGCCAGGCTGGCTTGGTCCCCGTGCACAGCAGGTTGGAAAGTGAATCAGAGCGAGTGGCCCACCATTGCCTGAGCCCCTGCTGTGTCCAAGGCACTGGCGCGGCTGCTTTCCGCAGCAGCCCTCTAGACGCGTGGCTCTGTGTCATCGTCAAGAAGAGATGAAATTTTGTTCTGTCTGTGGCATGAAAACCAATAAGTCCCTTTCATAATTTcactaaaaaaaagttaaaatgaagagGAGGGTGTGTTTCCGTTAACTGGGGAGAGAATGTCACCGGCACCCCCGTTTGGAGGGCGGCAGATGCTGGTTATGTGGAGAAACTTCTGGGGCACAGCTTGGGAATGTGACTCTccatcctctccttcctgcctgatTTCCTTGTTCTCTTTTCATTACGTGAAAAAAGTAAATAGGCTTTTTTCGTGTTGGGCCTGTCAGTGTGGTAGAACATGGAGTTTTCAGCAGCTGGTTGAATGTGTTGTTTCCATTTAGGGAGCTAAGAGAATCCACTTGGGTGAAGACTTAAAGAACATTCTCTCAGAAGCTCCAGGAAAATGTGTGCCTTACGCTGTTATTGAAGGTATGTTtattggcaaaattaaaaatttcctctAATCCAAGTTTGATAAAAAATCATCTTGGCTCATATTAAGGTCCTTTTGTTTGGGGCAATGGTCCAGACCTGGACCTTGGGGTCAGGAAGACCTGTGTGATCCCAGTGCAATTACCCAGCCTTTCTGAACCTCCCTTACCCCATCTGAACAACCTCTCAGAGGGGTTGGAGAGCTGAAATGATGGGTCCTCGTAAAGTGCCTGTGGAACAGAACTTAGAGTGatgtcattttcctcattttgatcAATGGAACTCCAactaaaaacaatatttaaatcaCCTTGAAAGGAAAGGGCAGAACAGTTCTTCAGAAGTAAAATAATCTGTTTCTGTTTAGGGGCTGTTCGATCTGTTAAAGAAACGCTCAACAGCCAGTTCGTGGAAAATTGCAAGGGCGTGATTCAGCGGCTGACACTGCAGGAACACAAGATGGTGTGGAACCGGACGACCCACCTTTGGTACATAGTAGCCTTTCTCCTCTGGCCAGGCCTCCCAGTTGGCTGGCTCAAACGCGGGTGTCCTGGGTACTGTTTCCATGTCTTCCGGTTCCCCTGAGACAAGGCCTAGACCAGTTCCTTCATGCTGACGGTATTCTTGTGGGAGAACAGTTTTTCCAGCCAATCctagtgggtttttgttttgtattttttattgtggtaagaacgcTTAACATGATAccaactcccccccccctttttaaaaaaagattttatttatttgagagaatgggGGGGTgtggaaaggcagaaagagagggagaagcagacttcccactgagcacgggagcctgatgctggactcgatcccaggaccccaggattatgacatgggccaaaggcagatgcttaactgactgagacccaagcgccccaagattTATCCTTTTAACAGTACTGGGGCATACAGTACTATTAGCTACAGATGCAAAGTTGTACAGCACATCtctagaatatatttattttataagactgATGCTTTATACCCACGGAACAGCAgctcccattttcttctttcccagcccctggcagccaccattctgcTGTCTCCAtgaatgactattttattttatttttacttttttgagagagaggaagagcatgtgTGCGTGTTCGCGtgagatgggggaggagcagagggggagggaaagagaatcttaagcagggtccatgctcagcatggagcacaacgtggggctcgatctcacgaccctgagatcatgacctgagccaaaataaagagtcggacacttaactgactcagtcacccaggtgcccctgagtgtgACTATTTTAGGTCCTTCATGCAAGTATTTGACTTTCTGTGTGGTGGTGTAGTTCctcttagcataatgtccccTAGGCTCATCCCTGTTGTCACTGTCACATATGGCAGAATTCccctcctttttatggctgaataatgtcccgctgtgtgtgtatcacatttctCACTCCACTCATCTGCTGGTGGGCGTCTAGGTTGTCTCCAcgtcttggctcttgtgaatagcGCTGCAGTGAACACCGGAGTGCAGATACCTCTTTGAGACCCTGATTTCACTTCACTGGGATCATACCCCGAGAAGTGGGACTGCcagatcatacagtagttctgtTTTTGACTTTCTAAGGAATTGGATAGTTATTTGAAAGTGGCAAGGAGTGGTAAATGGAGGAGGAGATCTAGGACAGTGCTTAGTGCCCACTGATCGGCCTGAGAACCTCAAAAACGGAGCTTCTCCATCCCAAGGCACTAGGATAGCAGAGATTTGTACGTATCCTTCCAGTTAGTGCGGACATTACCCTGTCCTGGCATTTAGGCCATCCCTCTCTGCCTGGGCAGGGGGCGTTTACCATCGTCTCTTCTATCTGGGATTCTCTCGTTGTTTCAGGAACGACTACTCCAAGATCATTCACCAGAGGACCAACACGGTGCCCTTCGACCTGGTCCCCCACGAGGACGGCGTGGCCATGGCCGTGCGAGTGCTGAAGCCGCTGGACTCCCAGGATCTGGGCCTGGAGACCGTGTACGAGAAGTTCCACCCCTCCGTCCAGTCCTTCACCGATGTCATTGGCCACTACATCAGCGGCGAGCGGCCCAAGGGCATCCAGGAGACCGAGGAGATGCTCAAGGTGGGCGCCACGCTCACGGGGGTGGGCGAGCTGGTGCTGGACAGCAGCTCCGTGCGCCTGCAGCCCCCCAAGCAGGGCCTGCCGTACTTCCTCAGCAGCCAGGACTTCGACAGCCTGCTGCAGGGCCAGGAGGCCCGCGTCCGGCTCTGGAAGGTCCTGACGCTGGTCTTCGGCTTCGCCACCTGTGCCGCCCTCTTCTTCATCCTCCGCAAGCACTACCTGCAGCGCCAGGAGAGGCGGCGGCTCAGGCAGCTGGAGCAGGAGTTCCAGGAGCATGAGGCGCAGCTGCTGAGCCGCGCCAAGCCCGAGGACAGGGAGAGTCTGAAGAGCGCCTGTGTCGTGTGTCTGAGCAGCTTCAAGTCATGTGTGTTTCTGGAGTGTGGGCACGTGTGTTCCTGCGCCGAGTGCTACCGCGCCTTGCCGGAGCCCAAGCGGTGCCCCATCTGCAGACAGGAGATCGCCCGCGTGATCCCCCTGTACAACAGCTAACCGTGTGGGGGCCCCACGGGGGGACGTGAGGGGGGACACCCCTTCTCAGGAATTTTTGTCGTGAGGCCTTTAGGAGCGCAGTGATGGGGGCCGCTGTTAGCCCAGCTATGACTGAGGGAGGGGACTCGGGCGGCGGGGGCGTCCTAGTCCCATGCCTCTGACACTGGGATGCTGCCTTGCTGCTGCCGTGAGAGGGGACCCTTCCTTTGCTGGCTGAGCCTCACGCCCCCCCCCACCGCGGAGTTGGGTGGATGTGGTGGCCTTGCATTCCTTCCTGGCACCTgtggagagagtgtgtgtgtgtgtgtgtgtgtgtgtggcctaaGGGCCTAAGCCGGCGATCTCTAGCTCTTCTGGTCCTTTCTGGGGAGTTGCTGTGGTCTGGAACCTTGAGTGACTCAGCCAGCAGGGCGGCAAGCCGGGCACTGGGTCTGGTGTACGCCTCACCGAGCTGTCTCTGAAGAGTCGCTTTTGAGGAGACTGTCAagtctttctttgttttgcttatacCCCAGGAGAAAGGCCAGGCTGGACGTGTCACCCGTGTCCCTTTCCCCTCACCTTCTTACCTCTTAaatgcgtgcacgtgtgtgtcagGACAGAAGGGAGTGAAGCCTGCTGCTTGCCTAAAAGATGGGGCTCTGATCAGCCAGCTGAAGAGCGGCCACTTGAAGGGACAGTCGGACCGTCGCGTCGTCCCCAGTGGTGAAGATGGCAGCTTGGTAGCCGCCCTCCTGGCATTTCCGTGACCTAAAGGGAGGGCCGTCCCAGCACACGGAGCACGCTGCGCACACCGCCAGCCCTGAGTGGGAGTTCCCGGGGCCCAAGGAGGCTGAACGCTGGCTCCAGCTTTCCCTGCCTGAGATGAGCCTGGAAGGCCTCACTCACCTCCTGCAGGAAGCAGTAGGGCCACTGCTCCCCCAACCTTGCTctgccagcctccctcccaggctgTCACCAAGGCAAAGGAGCCAGCCAGCACCCCGAGCACAGAGCCTTCTCCAGGGTCCTGCCTCCTCACATCAAGAAGTGAACGTCCCGTGGCAGAATCGCATTGTCCCTTCCTGGGTTCCTGTtcagcccctctcctgcccccctctTTTTTGTGGAAAGAAGTGGGGGACCCCCCCTCACCTCCGAATAGTCAGAGGTCTTGTGCAcagctctcctctcccttccctggcttTGAATATTCATCCCCTATCCTCCTCTGGGAGGTGGGGTGCTCTTGGGGGCGGATACCCCTTATATGCAGGATCCAGTGTGGACGGCACAAAATAAACATGTTACAAGCAAGTGTTAGCCTGTTGATTTGTCAACGAAAGTTCGGTGGTTTGGGTGAGGCTTGCCCAAGATGGGATTGAATCCTGCCACGGTGGAATGATCTCGAGACCTCATAGCCACTGTGTGTGTCTTCTTCCTCGGCAGAGAGGTGCTTTGGGGCTCCTATAGGGGGTGTGCGGCTTGGTGAGGCAGAGGCCTGGGGGCGGGCGTCCTGGAGAGCAGCTGGTTGGTATCCCTGGCCTCGCTGAGAAGTCTTGAACAGAAGGGCAGGGAGACAGTGGCACCGGGATGGGGTGCTGGGGGACAGCAGGGAGGGAAATGAGCATTTAGATTTTATACTGTGCGCTCTTCTGAGCTTTCATTTCAAGGTCAGCTAATCCTCAGGAAACCTGTAGGCATCTCATGCGTCATGGCTTCTgcatctcacagatgaggaaattgccCCCGAGGGGAAGTTTGTGGGGCTGGGGGCACATCGCCAGTAGGTGGGGGGTCCGAGTTTGAACTCCAAGCTGTTTGCAAGCCACTGACCCTCCTGCTCGCTGGTGGTGGCTAAGTTCCTCAGGGTCCATGGGAACCGCGCAGGACACTCGCTCCCGAGTTCATGGGAGGGGCGGGCTGTGGAGGCACGGGCAGAGGTGAGAAGCCGCTTGCCAGCACTGAGTCCTGTCTGGGGATGTGGGAAGAGCCTGGGGGCTGGGCGAGTGAGGGGGTGACCCAGTGCCCTGAAAGTACCTGCCCCTTTTTCCTTGTCCTTCAG
Proteins encoded:
- the MUL1 gene encoding mitochondrial ubiquitin ligase activator of NFKB 1, whose amino-acid sequence is MESGGRPSLGQFFLLGTSSVVTAVLYSVYRQKAQVAQELKGAKRIHLGEDLKNILSEAPGKCVPYAVIEGAVRSVKETLNSQFVENCKGVIQRLTLQEHKMVWNRTTHLWNDYSKIIHQRTNTVPFDLVPHEDGVAMAVRVLKPLDSQDLGLETVYEKFHPSVQSFTDVIGHYISGERPKGIQETEEMLKVGATLTGVGELVLDSSSVRLQPPKQGLPYFLSSQDFDSLLQGQEARVRLWKVLTLVFGFATCAALFFILRKHYLQRQERRRLRQLEQEFQEHEAQLLSRAKPEDRESLKSACVVCLSSFKSCVFLECGHVCSCAECYRALPEPKRCPICRQEIARVIPLYNS